One genomic region from Desulfovibrio porci encodes:
- a CDS encoding NYN domain-containing protein yields the protein MARFTGFDEVFSALYVDFDNIYTRFLEADPEAARAFGSAPYRWVRWIENHALRILYGEGVRRRILKRTCYLNPQRYQEFRNPFIRSAFQVVDCPPLTSRGKTSTDIHLVMDCMDDLSHSTHFDEFIILSGDADFTPLLIRLQEHARRTLILSVGYSSPAYTAAASWRIREDWFLQQALKDERGDDDDNDLPVGVQTPRVAQTATRDVDEEDDPSPGNR from the coding sequence ATGGCACGATTTACCGGTTTTGATGAAGTTTTCAGCGCGTTGTATGTGGACTTTGACAATATCTATACCCGTTTTCTGGAGGCGGACCCGGAAGCCGCCAGGGCATTCGGTTCAGCGCCCTACCGCTGGGTACGCTGGATTGAAAACCACGCCCTGCGCATTCTGTACGGCGAGGGAGTGCGCCGCCGCATTCTCAAGCGCACCTGTTATCTGAACCCGCAACGCTATCAGGAATTCCGCAATCCGTTCATCCGCAGTGCCTTTCAGGTGGTGGACTGCCCGCCGCTGACCTCGCGCGGCAAAACCAGCACGGACATCCATCTGGTCATGGACTGCATGGACGACCTTTCCCATTCCACCCACTTTGACGAATTCATCATCCTGTCCGGCGACGCGGACTTCACTCCCCTGCTGATCCGTCTGCAGGAACACGCCCGCCGCACCCTGATCCTTTCCGTGGGCTATTCCTCGCCGGCCTATACCGCCGCCGCCTCCTGGCGCATCCGCGAGGACTGGTTTCTGCAACAGGCCCTCAAGGACGAGCGCGGCGATGACGACGACAACGATCTGCCCGTCGGCGTTCAGACGCCCCGCGTCGCCCAGACCGCGACCCGCGACGTGGACGAGGAGGACGATCCTTCCCCCGGAAACCGCTGA
- a CDS encoding amino acid ABC transporter permease produces the protein MPEPNDTHSKGNIVMVTDGGSIPDPREWRLINAWSIALVGAVCALFALCLLWPEPYLRILLYLPDGVLITFKITVMSICCAVPLGLLTGLGRISRNRVINLLASTYVEVIRGIPLLVQLFYIYYALSRFFQVSGITSAVIAISVCYGAYMGEVFRAGIMAISKGQSEAARSLGLNRFQTMFYVVLPQAWRTILPPVGNECIAMLKDTSLVSIMAVPDIMQRARSFVGTTYLYFETYTVIALIYLIITLVLSKCVSIMESRLNYYDGK, from the coding sequence ATGCCTGAACCCAACGACACTCACAGCAAGGGCAATATCGTCATGGTCACCGACGGGGGTTCCATCCCGGACCCTCGCGAATGGCGTCTGATCAACGCATGGTCCATCGCCCTGGTGGGCGCGGTGTGCGCCCTGTTCGCGCTCTGCCTGCTCTGGCCGGAGCCCTATCTGCGCATCCTGCTCTATCTGCCGGACGGCGTGCTGATCACCTTCAAAATCACGGTCATGTCCATCTGTTGCGCCGTGCCGCTGGGCCTGCTGACCGGCCTGGGCCGCATTTCACGCAACCGCGTCATCAATCTTCTGGCCTCCACCTATGTGGAGGTCATCCGCGGCATCCCGTTGCTGGTCCAGCTGTTTTACATCTACTACGCCCTGTCCCGCTTCTTTCAGGTCAGCGGCATCACCTCGGCGGTCATCGCCATCAGCGTCTGTTACGGCGCGTATATGGGCGAGGTGTTCCGCGCGGGCATCATGGCCATTTCCAAGGGACAAAGCGAGGCCGCGCGCTCTCTGGGCCTCAACCGCTTCCAGACCATGTTCTACGTGGTGCTGCCCCAGGCCTGGCGGACCATTCTGCCGCCCGTGGGCAACGAATGCATCGCCATGCTCAAGGACACCTCCCTGGTCTCCATCATGGCCGTGCCCGACATCATGCAGCGCGCCCGCAGCTTTGTTGGCACCACCTATCTGTACTTCGAGACGTACACGGTCATCGCCCTGATCTACCTGATCATCACCCTTGTGCTCTCCAAATGCGTGAGC
- a CDS encoding basic amino acid ABC transporter substrate-binding protein, translating to MFRGVTLALLMMTLFCGQALAAEKYTVASDCTWPPMEMLNAQKQPEGYSTDYIRAVAKAAGFEVDVRNIAWDGIFGGVATGKYDIVASSTTITPERQKQFDFSDPYYEVVQAVVLPAGTNIKSLADLKGKKVGGQIGTTGIFVMRKADVGADLKEYDDVGLAIQDMVGGRLDAVICDSPVAMYYVNKKADYAGKLNLSFKTDDKEYYGFTVRKGRQDLVDKLNKGIKQVKESGLEAKLIEKWMGTGK from the coding sequence ATGTTTCGCGGAGTTACCCTTGCCCTGCTCATGATGACGCTTTTCTGCGGCCAGGCCCTGGCGGCGGAAAAGTATACCGTGGCCAGCGACTGCACTTGGCCGCCCATGGAAATGCTCAACGCCCAGAAACAGCCGGAAGGCTATTCCACGGATTACATCCGCGCTGTGGCCAAGGCCGCCGGCTTTGAGGTGGACGTCCGCAACATCGCCTGGGACGGCATTTTCGGCGGCGTGGCCACGGGCAAGTACGACATCGTGGCTTCGTCCACCACCATCACCCCCGAACGCCAGAAACAGTTCGACTTCTCCGATCCCTACTATGAAGTGGTCCAGGCCGTGGTGCTGCCCGCGGGCACGAACATCAAGAGCCTGGCCGATCTCAAGGGCAAGAAAGTCGGCGGCCAGATCGGCACCACGGGCATCTTTGTGATGCGCAAGGCCGACGTGGGCGCCGACCTCAAGGAATACGACGACGTGGGCCTGGCCATCCAGGACATGGTGGGCGGCCGTCTTGACGCGGTGATCTGCGACAGCCCCGTAGCCATGTACTATGTGAACAAAAAGGCCGATTACGCCGGCAAGCTGAACCTCTCCTTCAAGACCGACGACAAGGAATACTATGGCTTCACCGTGCGCAAGGGCCGCCAGGATCTGGTGGACAAGCTGAACAAGGGCATCAAGCAGGTCAAGGAATCCGGCCTGGAAGCCAAGCTGATCGAAAAGTGGATGGGCACGGGCAAGTAG